The Haladaptatus cibarius D43 genome window below encodes:
- a CDS encoding type II toxin-antitoxin system VapC family toxin — protein MKLFVDTNVFTASLTDEPTRGKIATRVLNEEHDFCTSIINLMEIRSVITKKKHVEQERVEDVLSDIYNNIDIYAPEISDQITAYELQRENLLYTMNCILLALANDVDATLVTFDGELLDHGEVAPEELLE, from the coding sequence ATGAAGCTCTTTGTCGATACGAACGTCTTCACCGCGAGCTTGACTGACGAACCGACCCGGGGCAAAATTGCGACACGGGTGCTCAATGAAGAGCACGACTTCTGTACGTCGATTATAAACCTCATGGAAATTCGATCTGTGATAACGAAAAAGAAGCACGTTGAGCAAGAACGAGTCGAAGACGTATTATCAGATATCTATAATAATATCGACATCTACGCACCTGAAATCAGTGACCAAATCACGGCGTATGAACTACAGCGAGAGAATCTACTCTATACAATGAATTGTATTCTGCTCGCCTTAGCGAACGACGTCGATGCGACGCTAGTAACCTTCGACGGAGAACTTCTTGATCACGGTGAGGTTGCGCCAGAAGAGTTGCTTGAGTAA
- a CDS encoding nucleoside triphosphate pyrophosphohydrolase family protein codes for MSSNFQQEVGEWSKANFGTQPTVNPLLGVTEELGELVEHIETRDRVTEHELDCVGDMLVYLADFCYRRGLHCQTTSKSENLDDGYYDDPLNGVNIAIGYLNRSVLKRRQGIHLDESRVDDEAEQRAIAMLLSYLADFARARGYTLEDCIQVVWYQEVIDREWDSTFIEKT; via the coding sequence ATGTCTAGTAATTTTCAGCAAGAAGTTGGTGAATGGAGTAAGGCAAACTTTGGTACTCAACCGACTGTCAACCCACTGCTCGGTGTCACCGAAGAATTAGGTGAACTCGTAGAACACATCGAGACTCGTGACCGAGTCACCGAACACGAACTCGACTGCGTCGGTGATATGCTCGTCTATCTGGCAGACTTTTGCTACCGCCGTGGTCTCCACTGTCAGACGACGTCTAAAAGCGAGAATCTCGATGACGGATACTATGACGACCCACTGAATGGCGTGAATATTGCCATCGGCTATCTCAACCGATCCGTCCTCAAACGACGGCAGGGCATCCATCTGGACGAATCCCGTGTTGATGATGAGGCTGAGCAACGGGCCATTGCAATGCTTCTCAGTTACCTCGCTGACTTTGCGCGAGCACGTGGTTATACACTCGAAGACTGCATCCAAGTTGTGTGGTATCAAGAAGTCATCGACCGTGAATGGGACAGCACTTTCATCGAAAAGACGTAG
- a CDS encoding thiamine pyrophosphate-binding protein, translating into MVDTRTGADLFTEAVESYGVRYVFGNPGTTELPVMRALGDSKLEYVLAPHEDIAVGMAAGYASTRQYDANEDNCPVGVVNLHVAPGVAHGLGNLYGASVTGAPLVVTAGAHSLDFRHEEPILSGDLLAMTDQFTKWSAEVTDVSALPTMLRRAFRVAQTPPTGPVFLSLPLDVMMTETDAEPQRLGRIQNSGAGDPEGISEAAGLLEEASDPVLVVGDHIPRHGAYSDTDPVDAAVRLAEATGARVHAEILTCEVSYPGEHEQWVSHVPPDEDLAAAVMNSDTVVFAGCSTNTTLTRHDRDLVPDHATNIDLNDDPWQVGKNTPADVAVTGDLGLVMDEIAEQVEIGGEELDERLERVQQFKTFAQQKMAEMGEDEPRREDAEDESDADDPRASKAELVDTLRETVPNPYIVDEGVTSKYAMLTRWAFEREGYISNKGGGLGYGLPAAVGAGMAEAEKDDPRQVVGFIGDGSYLYYPHSLYSAARYDVDLTVVVSDNRNYRILKDNTKKLFGGEDDDHEFVGMDFDPPVDIPKNAESHGASGHLAESVEDIAGTLETALAEAGPSVVDVLVHD; encoded by the coding sequence ATGGTAGATACACGCACGGGGGCGGATTTGTTCACCGAAGCAGTCGAATCTTACGGCGTTCGATACGTCTTCGGCAACCCCGGAACGACGGAACTGCCCGTCATGCGCGCATTGGGTGACAGCAAGTTGGAATACGTCCTCGCTCCACACGAGGACATCGCGGTCGGAATGGCCGCAGGATACGCCAGTACTCGGCAGTACGACGCCAACGAGGACAACTGCCCAGTCGGCGTCGTCAACCTCCACGTCGCGCCGGGCGTCGCGCACGGACTCGGCAACCTCTACGGCGCGTCGGTAACGGGCGCACCACTCGTCGTCACCGCGGGGGCGCACAGCCTCGATTTCCGCCACGAGGAACCGATTCTGTCGGGCGATTTGCTCGCCATGACCGACCAGTTCACGAAATGGAGCGCGGAAGTGACCGACGTTTCGGCCCTCCCGACGATGCTCCGCCGGGCGTTTCGGGTGGCTCAGACACCCCCAACGGGGCCGGTGTTTCTCTCCCTGCCGCTGGACGTGATGATGACCGAAACCGACGCCGAACCGCAACGTCTCGGGCGGATTCAAAATTCGGGCGCTGGCGATCCGGAAGGAATTTCGGAGGCGGCGGGTTTACTCGAAGAAGCGAGCGACCCCGTCCTCGTCGTCGGCGACCACATCCCTCGTCACGGAGCCTATTCGGACACTGACCCGGTCGATGCCGCGGTTCGACTGGCGGAAGCGACCGGCGCGCGCGTTCACGCCGAAATCCTGACCTGTGAGGTTTCCTACCCGGGCGAACACGAGCAGTGGGTGTCCCACGTCCCGCCGGACGAAGACCTCGCGGCGGCCGTGATGAACAGCGACACGGTCGTCTTCGCGGGCTGTTCGACCAATACGACGCTCACGCGCCACGACCGCGATTTGGTTCCCGACCACGCGACGAATATCGACCTGAACGACGACCCGTGGCAGGTCGGGAAGAACACGCCCGCGGACGTTGCGGTAACGGGCGACCTCGGACTCGTGATGGACGAAATCGCGGAACAGGTAGAGATTGGCGGGGAGGAGTTAGACGAACGACTGGAGCGCGTCCAGCAGTTCAAGACCTTCGCACAGCAGAAGATGGCCGAGATGGGCGAAGACGAACCGAGGCGCGAAGACGCCGAAGATGAATCGGACGCCGACGACCCTCGCGCTTCGAAAGCCGAACTCGTGGATACACTACGCGAAACCGTGCCGAACCCCTACATCGTGGACGAAGGCGTTACCTCGAAATACGCCATGCTGACGCGCTGGGCCTTCGAACGCGAAGGCTACATCTCGAACAAGGGCGGGGGATTGGGTTACGGCCTACCCGCCGCCGTCGGCGCGGGAATGGCCGAAGCCGAGAAAGACGACCCTCGGCAGGTCGTCGGTTTCATCGGCGACGGGTCGTATCTCTACTACCCGCATTCGCTCTACTCGGCGGCTCGATACGACGTGGATTTGACCGTCGTCGTCTCCGACAACCGCAACTATCGAATCCTGAAGGACAACACGAAAAAGCTGTTCGGCGGCGAGGACGACGACCACGAGTTCGTCGGGATGGATTTCGACCCCCCGGTCGATATTCCGAAAAACGCCGAAAGCCACGGTGCGAGCGGCCATCTCGCGGAGTCAGTCGAGGACATTGCAGGGACGCTCGAAACCGCGCTCGCGGAGGCCGGGCCGAGCGTGGTCGATGTGTTGGTTCACGACTGA
- a CDS encoding DMT family transporter: protein MNLSRYRNSVLFVLLSVIWGSSFVAIEAGLRTFPPVLFAALRYDVASVVMLVVVVGLGIRRESYQWRPATRTDWLYVAIGGVFLFGFYLALVFTGQQYVTSGVSAVVLSLKPVVTPLFAVTLLPSERFGRFQIAGVVVALLGVVVVANPTSLGGGTVGVGLLFVAALVFAVASVLTQKIQTTLPVLTQQTWMMVVGAVFLHATSAAIRGVPSVSPSPTALVSLAYLAFVVSIVGYFVYFDLLEKIGASEANLVNYVVPVVATLFGWLLLGEPITENTILGFLVIVAGFVLLKWATLKRGVVAVRRPSRSLPGGSSSETVVVSGNVYYRQ, encoded by the coding sequence ATGAATCTGTCACGCTATCGAAATTCAGTGTTGTTCGTTCTGCTGTCGGTTATCTGGGGGTCGTCGTTCGTCGCCATCGAAGCCGGTCTGCGCACCTTCCCGCCCGTACTGTTCGCGGCGCTCCGGTACGACGTTGCCAGCGTAGTGATGCTGGTCGTCGTGGTCGGACTCGGCATCCGCAGAGAGAGCTATCAGTGGCGACCAGCGACCCGTACCGACTGGCTCTACGTCGCCATCGGCGGCGTGTTCCTCTTCGGTTTCTACCTCGCGCTCGTTTTCACCGGTCAGCAGTACGTCACGAGCGGCGTCTCCGCAGTCGTCCTGAGTTTGAAACCGGTCGTCACGCCGCTGTTCGCGGTGACGCTCCTGCCGAGCGAGCGATTCGGGCGGTTCCAAATCGCGGGTGTGGTGGTCGCACTTCTCGGCGTCGTCGTGGTTGCTAACCCGACATCGCTCGGCGGTGGAACCGTCGGCGTCGGCTTGCTGTTCGTCGCCGCGCTCGTCTTCGCCGTCGCGTCGGTGCTGACCCAGAAAATTCAGACGACGCTTCCAGTGCTGACCCAACAGACGTGGATGATGGTCGTCGGGGCGGTGTTCCTCCACGCGACGAGTGCCGCGATTCGCGGGGTTCCGAGCGTTTCGCCGTCTCCCACTGCACTCGTCTCGCTCGCCTATCTCGCCTTCGTCGTCAGCATCGTCGGCTACTTCGTCTACTTCGACCTGTTGGAGAAAATCGGTGCCAGCGAAGCAAATCTCGTGAACTACGTCGTTCCGGTGGTCGCCACCCTGTTCGGCTGGCTCCTCCTCGGCGAACCGATAACCGAGAACACGATACTCGGCTTCCTCGTCATCGTCGCCGGATTCGTCCTGCTGAAGTGGGCGACGTTGAAACGCGGCGTCGTCGCGGTTCGCAGGCCGTCGCGGTCGCTTCCGGGCGGCTCGTCGTCCGAAACCGTGGTCGTTTCGGGCAACGTCTATTACCGTCAATAA
- a CDS encoding luciferase domain-containing protein, with protein sequence MTEEIDRTVAEVSNWDGIEAAEHRFGGTEFRLGPREVGHVHEWGILDIAFPRRVRDQLVDEGKTGAHHVYPESGWTTFRVGETGDVDDALWLLRLSYLSHAKIMKKSAEANAGENTLSKLDVGSELATLEPSDELRAVL encoded by the coding sequence ATGACTGAGGAAATCGACCGAACCGTCGCCGAGGTGTCGAACTGGGACGGAATCGAGGCGGCCGAACACCGATTCGGCGGAACGGAGTTCCGCCTCGGCCCGCGGGAAGTCGGCCACGTCCACGAATGGGGCATCCTCGACATTGCGTTTCCGCGCCGGGTGCGCGACCAATTGGTGGACGAGGGAAAAACCGGGGCACACCACGTCTATCCCGAATCGGGATGGACGACGTTTCGCGTCGGGGAGACGGGTGACGTGGATGATGCGCTCTGGTTACTGCGACTGTCGTACCTGAGTCACGCGAAAATCATGAAGAAGTCGGCGGAAGCGAACGCAGGTGAGAATACACTCTCGAAACTCGACGTGGGGAGCGAACTGGCAACCCTCGAACCGAGCGACGAACTGCGGGCGGTGCTGTAG
- a CDS encoding 2Fe-2S iron-sulfur cluster-binding protein produces the protein MPTVRFREREIDCEEGAVLRNVLLDAGETPHNGTADYLNCRGNGVCGTCAVAVDGAVSDRNAKEKSRLSKPPHDPESGLRLSCQTRVLGDVTVEKYSGFWGQKGGPVEAGKEND, from the coding sequence ATGCCAACTGTCCGATTTCGTGAACGGGAAATCGACTGCGAGGAAGGTGCAGTGCTAAGAAACGTGCTTCTCGATGCAGGCGAGACACCGCACAACGGCACAGCCGACTATCTGAACTGCCGCGGAAACGGCGTTTGCGGAACCTGTGCGGTGGCCGTGGATGGTGCGGTCAGCGACCGAAACGCGAAAGAAAAAAGTCGGCTCTCGAAACCGCCCCACGACCCCGAATCGGGACTTCGACTTTCCTGTCAAACCCGCGTTCTCGGCGACGTAACTGTGGAAAAGTACAGCGGGTTCTGGGGACAGAAGGGAGGGCCGGTCGAGGCAGGAAAGGAAAATGACTGA
- a CDS encoding TIGR04024 family LLM class F420-dependent oxidoreductase, which produces MSAERTVHLPVAAQPSVETLVDLTQQAEELGYERAWLPETWGRDAVTSLTAMALGTEEIGLGPSILNVYSRSPALIGQTAATLQEVSDGRMRIGLGPSGPVVIQGWHGAEFDRPLRRTRETIDIVKNVLSGETVNYDGDCFTLAGFRLRCDAPETPPAIDAAGMGPKSVELAGRFADGWHATVFTPDGMRDRLEDLRRGVELGDRDSDDVRVTLSLTCCALEDGERARKLARQHSAFYVGGMGTYYRDSLARQGYEELANDISSAWGSGDKERATELVGDELLDDLCAAGTPERARKEFQKFADIEGVDAVAVGFPRGATVEDARETMAALAPNE; this is translated from the coding sequence ATGTCCGCAGAGAGAACGGTTCATCTTCCGGTCGCGGCACAACCCAGCGTCGAAACCCTCGTTGACCTGACTCAGCAGGCAGAAGAGTTGGGCTACGAACGCGCGTGGCTTCCTGAAACGTGGGGCAGGGATGCAGTAACCAGCCTCACCGCGATGGCCCTCGGCACCGAGGAAATCGGCCTCGGGCCGTCGATTCTAAACGTCTATTCGCGCTCGCCCGCACTCATCGGGCAAACCGCCGCCACCCTCCAAGAGGTTTCGGACGGCCGCATGCGAATCGGTCTCGGGCCGAGCGGCCCGGTCGTCATTCAGGGCTGGCACGGCGCGGAGTTCGACCGCCCGCTCCGGCGCACCCGCGAAACCATCGACATCGTGAAAAACGTGCTGTCGGGAGAAACGGTGAACTACGACGGCGACTGCTTCACGCTGGCCGGATTCCGACTGCGCTGTGACGCGCCGGAAACGCCGCCAGCAATCGATGCGGCCGGGATGGGACCGAAGTCGGTCGAGTTGGCAGGGAGATTCGCGGACGGGTGGCACGCAACCGTCTTCACTCCGGATGGGATGCGCGACCGACTGGAAGACCTTCGGCGTGGTGTCGAACTCGGCGACCGCGACTCTGACGACGTTCGGGTGACGCTTTCTTTGACCTGCTGTGCGCTGGAGGACGGCGAACGCGCCCGAAAACTCGCCCGCCAGCACTCGGCCTTCTACGTCGGCGGGATGGGCACCTACTACCGCGATTCGCTGGCCCGGCAGGGCTACGAGGAACTGGCAAACGACATCTCCTCGGCGTGGGGAAGCGGCGACAAGGAGCGAGCGACCGAACTCGTCGGCGACGAACTGCTGGACGACCTCTGCGCCGCGGGGACGCCCGAGCGCGCCCGCAAAGAGTTTCAAAAATTCGCCGACATCGAGGGCGTCGATGCGGTCGCGGTCGGGTTCCCACGCGGTGCGACGGTCGAAGACGCCCGAGAGACGATGGCCGCGTTAGCGCCCAACGAGTAA
- a CDS encoding SDR family NAD(P)-dependent oxidoreductase yields MTTDQFSVAGKTAIITGASSGIGRIVAERFADDGANVVVCSREQANVDPVAEEIGENALAVECDVTDRGAVDALVSATVSEFGGLDVLVNNAGASFMAGFDDISPNGWAKVMDINLNGTYHCTQAAGEALKEESENENGGHAGASVINIASVAGQQGSPYMSHYGAAKAGVINFTRSLAFEWAGSGVRVNCVAPGFVATKGLESQMGISADDVAREDVERRVGLSEEIADVVQFLASPASSYVVGETIAAAGVPDIMESPEL; encoded by the coding sequence TTGACCACCGACCAGTTTTCTGTCGCCGGGAAGACGGCCATCATCACCGGCGCATCCAGCGGAATCGGCAGGATCGTCGCGGAGCGGTTCGCGGACGACGGCGCGAACGTCGTGGTCTGTTCGCGTGAGCAGGCAAACGTTGACCCGGTAGCTGAGGAAATCGGAGAAAACGCGCTCGCGGTCGAATGCGACGTGACCGACCGCGGTGCGGTCGATGCACTCGTCTCCGCCACCGTTTCCGAGTTCGGCGGACTCGACGTGCTGGTGAACAACGCCGGGGCGAGTTTCATGGCAGGCTTCGACGACATCAGCCCGAACGGGTGGGCGAAGGTGATGGACATCAACCTGAACGGAACCTATCACTGCACGCAAGCAGCGGGCGAGGCACTGAAGGAAGAATCTGAGAACGAAAACGGTGGACACGCTGGTGCGTCCGTCATCAACATCGCCAGCGTCGCGGGCCAGCAGGGGTCGCCGTACATGAGCCACTACGGGGCGGCGAAAGCCGGGGTCATCAACTTCACGCGCTCGCTGGCGTTCGAGTGGGCCGGGTCGGGCGTCCGGGTGAACTGCGTCGCGCCGGGATTCGTCGCCACAAAGGGATTGGAATCCCAGATGGGAATTAGCGCGGACGATGTGGCGCGCGAGGACGTAGAGCGCCGGGTCGGATTGAGCGAGGAAATCGCCGACGTGGTGCAGTTTTTGGCCAGTCCGGCCTCCTCCTACGTCGTCGGCGAAACGATTGCCGCGGCGGGCGTTCCCGATATCATGGAATCCCCCGAACTCTGA
- a CDS encoding putative sulfate/molybdate transporter, which produces MAEAAFGDDRQFKLTVGEVTGAVGDSITVLPVVVAVAALTDLDLAVLLLGFAVFQVVWGVRYGLPMSVEPMKALAALAIAGALSGDELLTAGLLAGFVLLVLGKTGSLERLTNHVGEPVVRGIQVAVALLLAETAVGLVLSNPTLAGLALGVAIVIAGVGYRKTSALVILALGFAFAGFRAGLPTASIPAVSFVLPRASALGSGVLSATAGQLAMTVGNAAVATSLLLSDLLDAEVSPDELATSMGVMNLLAVPFGAMPMCHGSGGVAGKYTFGARTATANIVLGLFYALAALFAVHLVAAFPLSVLGVVLLLVAYELGRAGLRTDDRSLAVGIGILGLLTNVGIAFIIGVLGWRLRRKV; this is translated from the coding sequence ATGGCCGAAGCCGCGTTCGGCGACGACCGGCAGTTCAAACTCACGGTCGGCGAGGTGACCGGCGCGGTGGGCGATTCGATAACCGTCCTGCCAGTCGTCGTGGCGGTGGCCGCGCTGACCGATTTAGACCTCGCAGTTCTCCTGCTCGGTTTCGCCGTCTTTCAGGTCGTCTGGGGCGTTCGCTACGGCCTGCCGATGTCGGTCGAACCGATGAAGGCGCTCGCCGCGCTGGCAATCGCGGGTGCGCTTTCGGGCGACGAACTGCTGACCGCTGGCCTGCTCGCCGGTTTCGTCCTCCTCGTTCTCGGGAAAACGGGAAGTCTCGAACGACTCACAAATCACGTCGGCGAACCGGTCGTTCGGGGGATTCAGGTCGCGGTCGCGCTCCTCCTCGCCGAGACGGCAGTCGGCCTCGTGCTCTCGAATCCAACGCTCGCGGGACTCGCACTCGGCGTTGCAATCGTCATCGCTGGAGTCGGCTATCGAAAAACCAGCGCACTCGTGATACTCGCGCTCGGGTTCGCGTTCGCCGGGTTTCGCGCCGGATTGCCGACGGCCAGCATTCCGGCGGTTTCGTTCGTTCTCCCTCGCGCGTCGGCGCTCGGGTCGGGCGTCCTCTCGGCGACCGCCGGGCAGTTGGCCATGACGGTCGGAAACGCGGCGGTTGCGACCTCACTGCTCCTGTCAGACCTGCTGGACGCCGAGGTGTCCCCGGACGAACTGGCGACCAGTATGGGCGTGATGAACCTCCTTGCGGTTCCCTTCGGCGCGATGCCGATGTGCCACGGAAGCGGCGGCGTCGCCGGAAAGTACACCTTCGGCGCACGAACCGCCACCGCGAACATCGTTCTCGGCCTGTTCTACGCCCTTGCGGCCCTGTTTGCGGTGCATCTCGTCGCGGCGTTTCCGCTATCCGTCTTGGGCGTCGTCCTCCTCCTCGTCGCGTACGAACTCGGACGCGCGGGGCTTCGAACCGACGACCGTTCGCTGGCGGTCGGAATCGGGATTCTCGGCCTGCTCACGAACGTCGGAATCGCGTTCATCATCGGCGTTCTCGGCTGGCGGCTCCGGAGAAAAGTATAA
- a CDS encoding lactate 2-monooxygenase, whose translation MSDPSEPYGPNRQREVYAGGMLANQTPDLPTSPEKLAELARESLSPEAHAYVAGSAGAESTKGENRRAFDRWRIVPRMLRDVAERDLSVELFGRELPVPVLLAPIGVQSIIHEEGELAAARAAKSMDVPLVLSLASSETMEDVADELGDTLAWFQLYWSADRDVTVSFLERAEDVGFEAIVVTLDTPIMGWRERDVKHAYLPFLDQEGVANYFSDPAFRESLDSPPEDDPNAAVWRFTEIFGDPSLTWNDLDFLREHTDLPIVLKGILHPEDAREAVERDVDGLVVSNHGGRQVDGAIGALSALPGVVDEVGDEVPVLFDSGIRRGADAFRAIALGADAVLLGRPYVYGLAIDGEDGVREVLQNFLADLDLTLALSGHDSFETVDRSVLVESDSRP comes from the coding sequence ATGAGTGACCCCTCGGAACCCTACGGCCCGAATCGCCAGCGAGAAGTGTACGCTGGCGGGATGCTCGCAAATCAGACCCCTGACCTCCCGACATCGCCCGAAAAACTCGCGGAACTCGCCCGCGAATCGCTCTCGCCGGAAGCCCACGCCTACGTCGCGGGGTCGGCCGGTGCTGAGAGCACGAAAGGCGAAAATCGCCGGGCGTTCGACCGCTGGCGAATCGTCCCGCGAATGCTCCGGGACGTGGCAGAGCGCGATTTGTCGGTGGAACTGTTCGGACGAGAACTGCCAGTTCCCGTCCTGCTCGCGCCCATCGGCGTCCAGTCCATCATCCACGAGGAGGGTGAACTCGCCGCCGCACGGGCCGCGAAATCGATGGACGTTCCGCTCGTCTTGAGTTTGGCGTCGTCGGAGACGATGGAGGACGTGGCCGACGAACTCGGCGACACCCTCGCATGGTTCCAACTCTACTGGAGCGCCGACCGCGACGTAACCGTGAGTTTTCTCGAACGGGCCGAAGACGTCGGATTCGAGGCTATCGTCGTCACGCTCGACACGCCGATTATGGGCTGGCGGGAGCGCGACGTGAAACACGCCTACCTCCCCTTCCTCGACCAAGAGGGCGTGGCGAACTACTTCAGCGACCCCGCCTTTCGAGAATCCCTCGATTCCCCGCCGGAGGACGACCCGAACGCCGCGGTCTGGCGGTTCACCGAAATCTTCGGCGACCCGAGTCTGACGTGGAACGACCTCGATTTCCTCCGCGAGCACACCGACCTCCCAATCGTGCTGAAGGGCATCCTCCACCCGGAAGATGCCCGCGAGGCGGTCGAACGCGACGTGGATGGCCTCGTCGTTTCGAACCACGGTGGACGACAGGTTGACGGCGCGATTGGCGCACTGTCTGCCCTCCCCGGCGTCGTGGATGAAGTCGGCGACGAGGTTCCCGTGCTGTTCGACAGCGGCATCCGCCGAGGTGCGGATGCCTTCCGAGCAATCGCCTTGGGTGCGGATGCGGTTCTGCTCGGTCGTCCCTACGTCTATGGCCTCGCAATCGACGGCGAGGACGGGGTTCGGGAAGTGTTACAGAACTTCCTCGCCGACCTCGATTTGACCCTCGCGCTGTCTGGTCACGATTCGTTCGAAACCGTAGACCGGTCGGTGCTGGTCGAGTCCGATTCTCGTCCCTGA
- a CDS encoding PrsW family intramembrane metalloprotease, with product MDDPENRIETREDAYDIESWEPRTTTDRLALRLYRLLTGATRGLTLFLALTFVLAELVLVGATVAERPLLGVFSFLSVIPALLLAFYIWRADPTEREPLPTLVVTFLLGVVFAAFAAIINTVGAFALSGLGVGVLAIVPFFFLVVGPVEETVKWLAVRFHAYRTPHFQTAVDGAVYGAMAGLGFATIENLTYVVGSVEMNGGVGTSVTVSGVAVTRAIVGPNHVLWAAISGYYLGLAKIVPANRGPIIVKGIAIPAVLHGFYNSTAGLVTETMASVAGGSALLWLLVYVLVFAGLVGGYLFQKIRRAREYYEGQIRLGW from the coding sequence ATGGACGACCCCGAGAACAGAATCGAGACGCGAGAGGACGCATACGACATCGAATCGTGGGAGCCACGGACGACGACCGACCGACTCGCGCTTCGCCTCTATCGACTGCTCACGGGCGCGACTCGTGGACTAACGTTGTTTCTCGCGCTCACCTTCGTCCTCGCCGAACTCGTTCTGGTCGGCGCGACGGTCGCAGAGCGCCCACTGCTCGGTGTGTTTTCGTTTCTCTCGGTGATTCCGGCGCTCCTGCTCGCGTTCTACATTTGGCGGGCCGACCCGACCGAACGAGAGCCGCTTCCGACGCTCGTGGTCACGTTCCTTCTCGGCGTGGTGTTCGCCGCGTTCGCCGCGATAATCAACACCGTCGGCGCGTTCGCGTTGTCCGGACTCGGGGTCGGCGTCCTCGCCATCGTTCCGTTTTTCTTCCTCGTCGTCGGGCCGGTCGAGGAAACAGTCAAATGGCTCGCAGTGCGGTTTCACGCCTACCGAACGCCGCATTTTCAGACCGCAGTCGATGGCGCGGTGTACGGCGCGATGGCCGGACTGGGCTTTGCGACTATCGAAAACCTGACCTACGTCGTCGGGTCGGTGGAAATGAACGGCGGAGTCGGAACCTCGGTTACGGTTTCCGGAGTCGCAGTGACGCGGGCAATCGTCGGGCCGAACCACGTTCTTTGGGCCGCGATTTCGGGGTACTACCTCGGATTAGCCAAAATCGTCCCCGCCAACCGCGGGCCGATAATCGTCAAGGGAATCGCCATTCCCGCGGTGCTCCACGGTTTCTACAACTCGACTGCCGGACTCGTCACCGAAACGATGGCGTCGGTTGCGGGCGGGAGTGCACTGCTCTGGTTGCTCGTTTACGTTCTCGTCTTTGCCGGACTCGTCGGTGGCTATCTGTTCCAAAAGATTCGTCGGGCGCGGGAGTATTACGAAGGACAGATTCGATTAGGCTGGTAG
- a CDS encoding YhjD/YihY/BrkB family envelope integrity protein translates to MTKFTGITTIGKRVFSDLSEKNVTLMAAGIAYNAFISLAPILLLLLIVANVVGGGLEERIIEVASGSLPGPISNIIEQVFEGESAAAGASFIGLVVLVWGSLKIFRSLDTAFSEIYDSEAENSITDQIRDGIVVLAGLTFAIFATVAVSAVFSVFSDTAPYLGLLTPLILIGGLILAFFPMYYLFPDVELEWRQVLPGTIFAAVGWAALQALFQVYLTFKGGGSASLFGGVIVIITWLYFSGLVLLLGAVINSIVGGFSASVPGNSGRTAADQAIERETSLSRDELAAYLRTLREELTGRYEGMRPTESDPAERLPKPSGDVELVEHSSPSDGGDEWFVTLRWQSAPEDEPITTEK, encoded by the coding sequence ATGACAAAATTTACTGGCATAACGACAATCGGAAAACGGGTGTTCTCGGATCTTTCGGAAAAGAACGTGACACTCATGGCGGCGGGCATCGCCTACAACGCGTTTATTTCGCTCGCGCCGATACTGCTGTTGCTCCTCATCGTTGCGAACGTGGTCGGAGGCGGCCTCGAAGAGCGAATCATCGAGGTTGCCAGCGGGTCGCTTCCCGGCCCTATTTCCAACATCATTGAGCAGGTGTTTGAAGGAGAATCGGCCGCGGCGGGGGCGTCGTTCATCGGACTCGTTGTCCTCGTCTGGGGGTCGCTAAAGATATTCCGGAGCCTCGACACGGCCTTCTCCGAAATTTACGATTCCGAGGCAGAGAACTCTATCACCGATCAGATTCGAGATGGCATCGTCGTCCTCGCCGGACTCACGTTCGCCATCTTTGCCACAGTCGCCGTCAGCGCCGTGTTTAGCGTGTTTTCGGACACGGCTCCGTATCTCGGGCTGCTGACTCCGCTGATACTCATCGGAGGGCTGATTCTCGCATTTTTCCCGATGTATTACCTGTTCCCGGACGTGGAACTGGAGTGGAGACAAGTCCTCCCCGGAACCATCTTCGCGGCGGTCGGGTGGGCCGCACTCCAAGCGCTCTTTCAGGTGTATCTGACGTTCAAAGGCGGCGGCTCCGCCAGCCTATTCGGTGGCGTCATCGTCATCATAACGTGGCTTTACTTCTCGGGACTCGTTCTCCTGCTAGGTGCGGTTATCAACTCCATCGTCGGTGGATTCTCGGCGAGCGTTCCCGGAAACTCCGGCCGAACTGCGGCAGATCAGGCCATCGAACGCGAAACGTCCCTGTCCCGCGACGAACTCGCGGCGTACCTTCGCACCCTCCGCGAGGAACTCACTGGCCGCTACGAGGGAATGCGCCCGACCGAGAGCGACCCTGCGGAGAGGCTCCCCAAACCGAGCGGTGATGTCGAATTGGTCGAGCACTCGTCTCCATCAGATGGCGGGGACGAATGGTTCGTCACGCTCCGCTGGCAGTCCGCGCCGGAAGACGAACCCATCACGACCGAAAAATAG